One region of Nothobranchius furzeri strain GRZ-AD chromosome 16, NfurGRZ-RIMD1, whole genome shotgun sequence genomic DNA includes:
- the decr2 gene encoding peroxisomal 2,4-dienoyl-CoA reductase [(3E)-enoyl-CoA-producing]: MAEAKAKQELPEDVGSDDCLTSYTYIYSPDLLKDQVAFITGGGSGIGLRIAEVFMRHGCDTVIASRNLDKLKEAAKKLCAASGRRCLPVCIDVRQPESIVAAVDETIKQFGHIDILINNAAGNFICPASALSFNAFRTVMEIDTMGTFNTSKVVYEKWFKDHGGNIVNISATLAYRGQALQVHAGSAKAANDAMTKHLAVEWGPNGVRVNAVAPGPISGTEGFRRLGGSHMEATESFRSIPLQRAGNKTEMAHCTLFLASRASSYMTGAIMVADGGAWLTSANDVSMLLGYWSSEKKRDK, encoded by the exons ATGGCAGAAGCAAAAGCTAAACAAGAGCTGCCTGAAGACGTTGGCTCTGACGACTGTCTGACGTCATACACCTACATTTACAGCCCAGATTTACTAAA AGATCAGGTTGCTTTTATCACAGGAGGAGGATCTGGAATTGGACTCCGCATAGCTGAGGTCTTCATGAG GCATGGCTGTGATACAGTGATTGCCAGCAGGAACTTGGACAAACTGAAGGAG GCAGCCAAGAAGCTGTGTGCTGCATCAGGACGCCGCTGCCTTCCCGTGTGCATCGACGTGAGGCAGCCTGAGAGCATCGTTGCTGCTGTGGATGAAACAATCAAGCAGTTTGGTCACATAGACATCCTTATCAACA ATGCTGCTGGAAACTTCATCTGCCCAGCCTCTGCTCTCTCCTTCAATGCCTTCAGGACCGTGATGGAGATAGACAccatgggcacattcaacaccagTAAAGTAGTTTATGAGAAGTGGTTTAAG GATCATGGTGGAAACATTGTCAACATCTCTGCAACTCTTGCATACAGAGGGCAGGCTCTACAGGTGCATGCTGGCTCTGCCAAGGCAGCAAATG ACGCCATGACAAAACACCTGGCTGTAGAGTGGGGGCCCAATGGTGTGAGGGTAAACGCTGTGGCTCCAGGTCCCATCTCCGGCACAGAGGGCTTTCGCCGACTCG GTGGTTCTCATATGGAGGCGACTGAGTCCTTCCGGTCCATACCTTTGCAGCGAGCTGGAAACAAGACTGAGATGGCCCACTGCACGCTTTTCCTGGCTAGCCGAGCATCTTCCTACATGACTGGTGCCATCATGGTGGCGGATGGTGGCGCCTGGCTCACCTCAGCCAATGACGTCTCCATGCTGTTGG GTTATTGGTCATCTGAAAAGAAGAGAGACAAGTGA
- the LOC107388056 gene encoding retinol dehydrogenase 13, which produces MSKYILPVSVFGTVFGCAVLLKSHVTGGRCPSKATIKGKTVIITGANTGIGKETAQELAKRGGRIIMGCRDMEKCEAVAKDIRGKTLNPHVYACHLDLASMKSIREFAQRINREEDRVHILVNNAGVMRCPEGKTEDGFDMQLGVNHLGHFLLTNLLLDKLKESAPSRVINLASLAHIIGKMDFDDLNWEKKKFDTKQAYCQSKLANVLFTRELAKRLEGTGVTVNAVHPGVVATELGRHTGLHKSPFSSSVLSPFFSLLVKGPKLGAQPSVYLAVAEEIEGVTGRYYDVMTEKEPAPQALNDETARRLWEVSSRLVGLEEEGQLSPSNPSAESQNKAGLTDPAQTPM; this is translated from the exons ATGAGTAAATACATTCTACCGGTTTCCGTGTTTGGGACGGTGTTTGGCTGCGCTGTTCTATTGAA AAGCCATGTGACTGGTGGCCGGTGTCCCAGTAAGGCTACAATTAAAGGAAAGACTGTGATTATAACTGGTGCCAACACGGGCATCGGGAAGGAGACGGCTCAAGAGCTGGCCAAGAGAG GAGGTCGGATCATTATGGGATGCCGTGACATGGAGAAGTGTGAAGCAGTAGCAAAGGATATCCGAGGGAAAACTCTGAATCCTCATGTTTACGCATGTCACCTTGACCTTGCCTCAATGAAGTCTATCCGAGAGTTTGCTCAGAGAATCAACCGAG AGGAGGACCGTGTGCACATACTGGTAAACAATGCAGGAGTCATGAGGTGTCCAGAGGGCAAGACGGAGGATGGTTTTGACATGCAGCTTGGAGTTAATCATTTAG GACACTTCTTATTGACAAACCTCCTCCTGGACAAGTTGAAAGAGTCTGCCCCCAGCAGAGTGATCAACCTGGCCTCGCTCGCCCACATTATAGGAAAGATGGACTTTGACGACTTGAACTGGGAGAAGAAGAAGTTTGATACCAAGCAGGCGTACTGTCAGAGCAAACTCGCCAATGTTCTGTTCACCAGAGAACTCGCCAAGCGCTTGGAAG gcACAGGGGTCACAGTGAATGCTGTACACCCAGGAGTTGTTGCCACAGAGCTAGGGAGACACACTGGTCTGCACAAATCACCGTTCTCCAGCTCTGTGCTCA GTCCTTTTTTCTCCCTTCTGGTGAAGGGTCCAAAGCTGGGGGCCCAGCCTAGCGTCTATCTGGCCGTAGCCGAGGAAATAGAGGGGGTGACGGGCCGGTATTATGACGTGATGACCGAAAAGGAACCAGCGCCTCAGGCCCTGAATGATGAGACAGCTCGCAGGCTGTGGGAGGTCAGCAGCAGGCTGGTGGGTTTGGAGGAGGAAGGACAGCTGAGCCCGTCAAACCCATCAGCAGAAAGCCAAAACAAAGCGGGACTGACAGATCCAGCACAGACACCCATGTAA